A genome region from Salvia splendens isolate huo1 chromosome 19, SspV2, whole genome shotgun sequence includes the following:
- the LOC121778289 gene encoding iron-sulfur protein NUBPL-like isoform X1, with the protein MKKLFVGINFKRGGFRGFAAQSGKGQNLKIGGVKDIIAVASGKGGVGKSTTAVNLAVSLANKWQLKVGLLDADVYGPSIPMMMKLHGKPEVSADKKMIPIENYGVRCMSMGSLVAEGDALVWRGPMVMKALEQMTRGVDWGTLDVLVVDMPPGTGDAQISISQRLQLSGAVIVSTPQDVALMDARRGVKMFSQVNVPILGIVENMSYFKCPSCDEAHYIFGKGGAQKTADEMGMRFLGELPLETGIRSGSDEGVPVVISNPESCVSRAYGDIAQKIVSTLELLNQPHSRPEINL; encoded by the exons ATGAAGAAATTATTTGTTGGCATAAATTTCAAGCGTGGAGGGTTTAGGGGTTTCGCCGCGCAGAGCGGAAAGGGGCAAAATCTGAAGATTGGAGGGGTTAAGGACATTATAGCTGTTGCTTCCGGCAAAGGCGGCGTCGGCAAGTCCACCACTGCCG TTAATTTGGCTGTTTCGCTTGCAAATAAGTGGCAGCTAAAGGTTGGGCTACTGGATGCTGATGTTTACGGGCCGTCGATTCCGATGATGATGAAGCTCCATGGGAAGCCTGAAGTGAGTGCAG ATAAGAAAATGATCCCAATCGAAAACTATGGTGTTAGATGCATGTCGATGGGGTCCCTGGTCGCAGAAGGGGACGCGCTAGTCTGGAGAGGTCCTATG GTCATGAAAGCACTTGAACAGATGACGAGAGGAGTTGATTGGGGAACTCTAGATGTTCTTGTGGTGGACATGCCACCTGGCACCGGTGATGCTCAGATTTCCATCTCGCAGAGATTGCAATTGTCAG GAGCCGTAATTGTGTCAACTCCTCAAGATGTTGCCTTAATGGATGCTCGAAGAGGTGTTAAAATGTTCTCCCAAGTGAACGTGCCA ATTTTAGGTATCGTGGAGAACATGAGCTATTTTAAATGTCCGAGCTGTGATGAGGCTCATTACATTTTCGGAAAGGGTGGAGCTCAAAAGACAGCCGATGAAATGGGCATGAGGTTTCTTGGTGAG TTGCCACTGGAGACGGGAATACGAAGTGGCTCTGATGAAGGAGTGCCTGTAGTGATATCCAATCCCGAATCTTGTGTGTCCCGGGCCTATGGTGATATTGCCCAAAAGATAGTCAGCACACTCGAGCTACTCAACCAGCCACACTCGCGTCCCGAAATAAATCTTTAA
- the LOC121778289 gene encoding iron-sulfur protein NUBPL-like isoform X2 — translation MTRLLRQCSRGGFRGFAAQSGKGQNLKIGGVKDIIAVASGKGGVGKSTTAVNLAVSLANKWQLKVGLLDADVYGPSIPMMMKLHGKPEVSADKKMIPIENYGVRCMSMGSLVAEGDALVWRGPMVMKALEQMTRGVDWGTLDVLVVDMPPGTGDAQISISQRLQLSGAVIVSTPQDVALMDARRGVKMFSQVNVPILGIVENMSYFKCPSCDEAHYIFGKGGAQKTADEMGMRFLGELPLETGIRSGSDEGVPVVISNPESCVSRAYGDIAQKIVSTLELLNQPHSRPEINL, via the exons ATGACCCGGCTTCTGAGACAATGTTCA CGTGGAGGGTTTAGGGGTTTCGCCGCGCAGAGCGGAAAGGGGCAAAATCTGAAGATTGGAGGGGTTAAGGACATTATAGCTGTTGCTTCCGGCAAAGGCGGCGTCGGCAAGTCCACCACTGCCG TTAATTTGGCTGTTTCGCTTGCAAATAAGTGGCAGCTAAAGGTTGGGCTACTGGATGCTGATGTTTACGGGCCGTCGATTCCGATGATGATGAAGCTCCATGGGAAGCCTGAAGTGAGTGCAG ATAAGAAAATGATCCCAATCGAAAACTATGGTGTTAGATGCATGTCGATGGGGTCCCTGGTCGCAGAAGGGGACGCGCTAGTCTGGAGAGGTCCTATG GTCATGAAAGCACTTGAACAGATGACGAGAGGAGTTGATTGGGGAACTCTAGATGTTCTTGTGGTGGACATGCCACCTGGCACCGGTGATGCTCAGATTTCCATCTCGCAGAGATTGCAATTGTCAG GAGCCGTAATTGTGTCAACTCCTCAAGATGTTGCCTTAATGGATGCTCGAAGAGGTGTTAAAATGTTCTCCCAAGTGAACGTGCCA ATTTTAGGTATCGTGGAGAACATGAGCTATTTTAAATGTCCGAGCTGTGATGAGGCTCATTACATTTTCGGAAAGGGTGGAGCTCAAAAGACAGCCGATGAAATGGGCATGAGGTTTCTTGGTGAG TTGCCACTGGAGACGGGAATACGAAGTGGCTCTGATGAAGGAGTGCCTGTAGTGATATCCAATCCCGAATCTTGTGTGTCCCGGGCCTATGGTGATATTGCCCAAAAGATAGTCAGCACACTCGAGCTACTCAACCAGCCACACTCGCGTCCCGAAATAAATCTTTAA
- the LOC121778289 gene encoding iron-sulfur protein NUBPL-like isoform X3 — translation MTRLLRQCSRGGFRGFAAQSGKGQNLKIGGVKDIIAVASGKGGVGKSTTAVNLAVSLANKWQLKVGLLDADVYGPSIPMMMKLHGKPEVSADKKMIPIENYGVRCMSMGSLVAEGDALVWRGPMVMKALEQMTRGVDWGTLDVLVVDMPPGTGDAQISISQRLQLSGAVIVSTPQDVALMDARRGVKMFSQVNVPILGIVENMSYFKCPSCDEAHYIFGKGGAQKTADEMGMRFLVATGDGNTKWL, via the exons ATGACCCGGCTTCTGAGACAATGTTCA CGTGGAGGGTTTAGGGGTTTCGCCGCGCAGAGCGGAAAGGGGCAAAATCTGAAGATTGGAGGGGTTAAGGACATTATAGCTGTTGCTTCCGGCAAAGGCGGCGTCGGCAAGTCCACCACTGCCG TTAATTTGGCTGTTTCGCTTGCAAATAAGTGGCAGCTAAAGGTTGGGCTACTGGATGCTGATGTTTACGGGCCGTCGATTCCGATGATGATGAAGCTCCATGGGAAGCCTGAAGTGAGTGCAG ATAAGAAAATGATCCCAATCGAAAACTATGGTGTTAGATGCATGTCGATGGGGTCCCTGGTCGCAGAAGGGGACGCGCTAGTCTGGAGAGGTCCTATG GTCATGAAAGCACTTGAACAGATGACGAGAGGAGTTGATTGGGGAACTCTAGATGTTCTTGTGGTGGACATGCCACCTGGCACCGGTGATGCTCAGATTTCCATCTCGCAGAGATTGCAATTGTCAG GAGCCGTAATTGTGTCAACTCCTCAAGATGTTGCCTTAATGGATGCTCGAAGAGGTGTTAAAATGTTCTCCCAAGTGAACGTGCCA ATTTTAGGTATCGTGGAGAACATGAGCTATTTTAAATGTCCGAGCTGTGATGAGGCTCATTACATTTTCGGAAAGGGTGGAGCTCAAAAGACAGCCGATGAAATGGGCATGAGGTTTCTTG TTGCCACTGGAGACGGGAATACGAAGTGGCTCTGA